A segment of the Pristiophorus japonicus isolate sPriJap1 chromosome 1, sPriJap1.hap1, whole genome shotgun sequence genome:
TATCCCTACTTTCTCGTACCTTTACTGCAAAGTGCAGGTGTACATATTTCTGTTAAGGAGAGGATTAGGCTTGGCTATCATCGAATAGCTTTTATCAAATTTATTGAATAGCCTGCTAGCATTTATTGTCCACACCAAGCTGGCCATCCTTCATGTTCAGATCAAGTACCAGAGGGTTGCTGGTGGCAATCGGACCATATCTTAGCACAAGTTACCACTTTCAGGAGAGGATCAGAGCAGGTTTGCACAGAGGAGATTCTTTACAACAATAATCAGCAAATTTAGTTAAATTGTTTTAGATATTCTATAAGTGCATCTTTTCAAATCTTGGCTTTTAATTACAGTAAACTAAATACAATAGGTTTCTTTAAATCACCCCACTTAGTAATATTTTAATTGTGGAAGGAAAAAATGGCTCCAGATGTCCACTGTTAATGCTGAGACTAGTGCGATTGACATTGCCATTTTGATAGTTGTGTCCTTGCATGTTAAAGCACAAACGCGATCAATACAGAAAACTACTGATTAATAGGTTGATGCATTGGATGTTATTTAAACTGGATGTTAAATTATTCTCTCTAATGAGACTGAATACATATTCCAGATATAGTGCACAATATaatttattttgtgtgtgtgtatgtgtgtttttctTGTGCAGGTGAATCAATTCACATATTTGCTGAAATTGAGAATTGTTCTTCCCGTATGGTAGTGCCAAAGGCAGCCATTTACCAAACACAGACTTTCTATGCCAAAGGGAAAATGAAGGAAGTTAAACATCTTGTAGCCAACTTGCGAGGAGAATCACTGTCATCGGGAAAATCAGAAAGTTGGAATGGAAAACTGCTGAAAATTCCACCAGTGTCGCCCTCGATTGTAGATTGCAGTATAATCCGTGTGGAATACTCACTGACGGTAGGTGGTTTCTTGAATTACAGTTTTGTGTGCTGACAATGCAAAATGAGGACATTGAAAAACATTGGTAACACCAGTCCTTTAAAGAAGGAGGTTTACTGTGCTATCATCTTTTTCTTGCCTTAGTTCTTCCTcacctttttttatttttttctctttccccatCCCCAAGTCTAGCTCAATACAATCTTTGGTTAGGATGTTTAGTTTGTAGAAACATCTGAGATAGGTGGGGATCCTTTCCCAGCCAGTTTCCCTCCTAATAACTTGTCCAAGGCTGAGAAACTGGCTGTCAAGGAAAGCACAAGTAACTGTATGGGAAATTTTTCATGGACTTGATATTTTTCCTAACCCTTTTTTTAGGTTTCCTGCTGTAAGCTTGAAGAATGCAAAATTCCCTTTTCCCCAGGTAACGTTTTGTGACTGCAGGTGCTTGTAAGATGAACAAAAAAattgaataaaatgtatttttaatgtTTGTATGTATTTCTTTCccatttaaaaaattattttctcCCTTCTTTAGATCACCACGCACTACATCCCGGCCAAGAGGGCGTGAAGGTGACCTGCTCCCAGGCCAATGCCGCTCTGTAACCGGCTGCCAGGAGGTGCGCGGGGTGACTTGCCCTGTTTTTAAAactgttaaaacatttttttattatTCTTATGGGGGAGATAGTTAGCTTCCACTTATCCCCCCTCCGCTGGCCTGGTTGAGATTGGTAACTCACTGTCTTGGGAATAGTGTTATTTTACATTTTAGAAAAATTGTCCTTTCTCTAGGAACCTACTAGTCTAAAGTTCTGCTGCATATTTTTTTTTTCTTGGTGGGTTAGCTTAACTGTGACCATTCTAGGATACGTTACAGTGATGTGTCACAAGGTTTAAGAAACTAACATCTATTAATGTCCTTCTGCAAAAGTGTGTGAGCTTGAGGATAACTCTGGTTTCCTGCAGGGAATTTAGTAGTGACTGCGTCATTAAAAACCACATCACCTGTTGCTGTATAGTCAAATCAAAATCTCCTTTCTGTAGAACACTGGAGCAATTCAGTGATGAAGACAATTATTCTGAATTTGAAAGTAGCCCTGTAGTAAAATTGTGTATCATTTTTTTTTTTCCATCCTAGTTGGCAATTGTAAACTCATGCAAACATTTTCAGCTCCCTGGTGGGTGAGGGATTTATGTAAAGGGATGCTCTGTTTTTACATTTTGTTTCAttttttgtatttgtatttccaagAGATCACACAAGCGACTAGAGGGTAAAAGCAGTACTAAACCACTACATATCAAAGTTACATATTCAATATCTAATCTGTGTTGAGTTTAGCTGATCACAGCCAATATAGTAATTTGGGTGTGTCAGTGCATCTGGCTGAAGGAGGGGGAAAAATTAATCAGGGATCCTGTTCTTGATCACTATTCAGTAACCTCTACTGCAGTGCTGGATATGTGAACATCATTGAgaacaggatcaggcttggctgtgatgccccttGTAGTTGAATGGCCAGCCACTGATTACCATCTAGGGTCCTAaatgaagaatggttacttgggtGAGGTATTGAAGGGCTGGCAGCGACACCTGTAGAATATTAGACAACAAGAGTCAGCACCTTTTTAGTGGGGGGGGATGGGAAGAAAATTGAGAGGGAATCTTCATTTGAAACTTGTGTGCCATTAAAGAATGGCACAAAAATACAATACATGTAGCGTGATCTTTCAGAAAGACAGATAAGTTGCAATTGAATCTTTTTTTTAGATGAGGCCCAATTTTTTACGTATAATTTACCAAAATATTCTGAGTACAAGTTTTGTAGTTTAACTTTGTCTTTTCAGTTATGAAGCATTCAGAGGTAAATTGCAGTGCCTTCTCCCAAAGTTCATTGGGTTAATGCACACCATGGTACGTTATTGAGCTGTGCAAACCGAAAAGCTCGCATATTTTGATTCCAGCTCTGCCGAGTTATGTGATATCAGCCGGACATTGGTGAATGCAATACTTGTAACCTCGATGgtagttttttttaatataaagtaaAAACAAAACTGACCAGGTTTCCCACTCCAGATTGCTATCCAGGGACCATGCTGGAAGTGCATGTGTATGGATATATATTGAAAACTGGATTAGTTGAACCCAATAATGGAATGGCCCACTGACCTTCATTATCCAGGTGTTCATGTGAAAaatagccacttgggtgaggtatcagAGGGCTGTGCTGCTGCCATTGGAACCTTGCTCCAGCATGAGTTGCCACCTTCTGAAGAGGAGGGGTAAGGGGTGAAAGTTGGAAAGGGGTGGAAAAATAAGTGTCAGTGATTAAAACTTtcaattctttcttttttcttagGTCTATGTGGATATCCCTGGGGCAATGAATTTAACCCTGAATTTACCACTAGTTATTGGTACAATTCCCTTGCATCCCTTCGGCAGCCGAACATCCAGCGTCAGCAGCCAGTGTAGCATGAATTTGAACTGGTTAAGCCTCGCACTGCCTGAAAGACCTGAAGGTAAAAACAAGCTCTGGCAAAAATGTGATCGATTATGAGGCAGCTCCCCCCTTTCGCCAATTGGATAAAATGATGACCCAGTGTAACAATTAGCTGGACAAACTAAAAGGTCCAAGGTTTGATTCCTGGCCAGTGCTAAGTTAGCTAATCTCAATTGGGGTAATATTTACTGCACTGCAGTACCCCACAGGGATCGGGTCATGGGCGTATTTAAAAGGAAatcggccagggttcctgcttctcactACTATCCAATTGCATCTGTTGGAAAACATGAACATGTGAATACTTGGATTGGATGCAACAAGAATGCCCGTTCATGGATGAATAGCTTCCTCACATCTACTTTCTGCGTTGTCATGTGAAGAATCACTTCTTGGGCAATATACCAGAGAGCAGCCAATGGCTGTGGAACTGTACCAGCAAGAATCAATgtcttaagaacacaagaaataggaacaggataggccctacggcccctcgagcctgctctaccattccaaaagatcatggctgatcattgacgtcaattccactttcctgcccgatctccatatcccttgattcccctagacttcaaaaatcgacctatctcggccttgaatatactcagagacccagcatccacagccctctggggcagagaatttcaaagattcacaaccctctgagtgaagaaattccttctcatttctgtccTAAAAGGCATACTGCTTATCCAgagactgtgcccccttgttctagacaatccagccaggtgaaacaacctctcagcatctaccctgtcaattctcttcagaatattgtatgtttcaatgagatcacctaattcttctaaactccagagagtatagtcccattctacacaatctctcgtcATAAGACAgcccctcattccaggaatcaatctagtgaacctttgtcgtaatgcctccaaggcaaatatatccattcttcgataaggagaccaaaactgtgcacagtactccaggtctcaccaagcccctgtacaattgtagcaagacttccttgctcttctcctccaacccccttacaataaaggacaacatgagaGTGTTGAtatgagggtaggttgggcctatacgcattggagttcacaagaatgagaggtgatcttatcgatacatataagataatgagggggctcgacaagctggatgcagagaggatatttccactcatagggaaaattagaacgaggggacatagaataaggggccgcccatttaaaactgagatgaggagaaatttcttctgagggttgtaaatctatggaattctctgccccagagagctatggaggctgggtcattgaatatacttaaggcggagatagacagatttttgagcgataaagggttatggggagcgggcagggaagtggagctgagtccatgatcggttcagccatgattttattgaatggtggagcaggctcaagggaccaaatggtctactcctgctcctatttcttatatttgtatgccatttgccttccttattacttgctgtacttgtaaGCTACCTTTGTGTTTCTTGCTCCAGGACACCCACAtctctctgaacagcaacattcaaaagtttctcaccatttgaaaaagattctgtttttttaattcttcctaccaaagtgaataacctcacattttcctacattatactgcatctgccaccttactgcccactcacttagtctatctataaccctttgcagccactttgtgttctcctcaccgcttactgtctcacctaccttttgtatcgtcagcaaacttggatacattacactcggtcccttcatccaggtcattaatatagattgtaaattgctgaGGCCCCAACATAATgcttgcggcacccaactagttacagcctgccaacctgaaaaagatctgtttatccctactctgttttctgtccattaacaaatcttatatccatgctaatatattacctccaatcctgagctcttatcttgtgtaataaccttttatctgTCACCTTTatagaataccttttggaaatctaaatatactacatccactgattcccctttatctaccctggtagttacatcctcaaaaaactcataataaatttgtcaaacacgatttccctttcataaaaccatgttgactctgcctaatcatctgATACCActgccttaacaatggattccagcattttcccgacgtctgatgtcaggctaactggcctgtagttccctgttttctctctccctcctttcttgaatagtggtgttacatttgctaccttccaatctgctggaacgttctagaatctggtgaattttgaaagatcaaaatcaatgcatccactatctctgcagccacctcctttTAGAACCCTCGGATGTAGGCAGTCAGATCCAGGAGATTTGTcggttttagtcccattagtttcgctAGCACTTTTTCTCTGCTTGCATGAATTATATTAAATTCcttactctcattagacccttggttccccaccattttaggtatgctttttggtcttctactgtaaagacagatacaaaatatttgtttaatgtttttgccatttccttattccacacaataatttctcctgcctctgtctctgcctctaagggaccaatattcacTTTTGCTACTGTCatcctttttacatatttgtagaagctcttacaatctgtttttatatttcttgctagttttttctcatcgtctattttttcccttttttatcaattttttggtcatcctttgctggtttctgaaactccgaatcctcaggcttactactattcttcgcaacattataagctgcttctttcaatctaatgttatccttaacttctttagttagccatggagggatcacttttcctgtgtggtttttgtttctcaatgaaatgtatttttgttgagaattatgaaatatttctttaaatgctagccactgcttatctagtgCCATacctttttaatctatttttccaatctacgttagccaactcgcccttcatacctatataattggttttatttaagttgaagactctagtttcggacttggaCAAATCACTCTCAAACGTATTGTGAAATTCttttgatcactctgccccagaggatcctttaccaaGAGATtggtaattaaccctgtctcattacacaatacaagatctaaattagcctgttccctggttcgctccatgacatattgttctaggaaactgtcccgaatgcattccatgaactatttttaccaatttgatttgtccattctatatgaagattaaagtcccccgcttgtaacaaaggtaatgttattgcattacctttgttacaagctcctactatttcttgattgaaTATTCTGTTCAATGGTACagctactgttggggggcctatatactacacccaccaatgttctccacccattgttattccttatctccacccatactgattctaattcctgatcttccgagccaagattctttctctccactgtccttatgtcatcctttattatcagggctaccttgGTCCCCTTGcagaccacgtctctgtaatggttattggatcaaacccatttatctctatttgtaccactagttcatctatcttattacaaatgcttcatgcattcagataaagagcttttaattaaattttgttaccattattccctgctttgactttATTCTCTGCTGCGttgctaccattaaactctctgtcccttcctgtcacactctacttatttttacccaaatcgccaccctgctctattgcattgacctttctctttagagaTCTAAAatctctcttttttcccccccccactttttttagtttaaagccctatctacagctctGCTCTCGGGTCGTTCCCCACTCTTTTAAAGGGAGGACGAGCAGAAAGAAATCATAAATGCGGCAGTGATTTATGTTTTTAATAAGTTACTTTTCGGTGTTAGACTAATaaaataggaatctagtattgtacATAATGTTGTCATTGCAGTTGATTGAACTAACTGCAATTCATTTTAAATAATGACACACGCCTGTATTTTCATTTTAGCTCCGCCCAGCTATGCAGAAATTGTGTCTGAGCAGCAACGACGAAATAATCTGGCTACCACAGCAGTACGGGACGAATTAGAAAGAGTGTTCGAGGGACCATTGTTCGCCTACATCCAGGAATTTAGGTACCAGCCTCCACCCGTGTATTCAGAGGTGAGAGTCTTTTGGTTTATTTGGAAGAATGGGAATATGGGAACCTTTTATTAATTGGAATTTCTGAGTATACAGGATCTATATAATTAAAGATCTTGTGTAAAACACATGAAATTTGGGTAGACTTTCCTCATTTCCGAGCCTGTGGAATCTGCATTTCCCAGGCACAGTGAAGAGGAACGAAGGGCATAAACCGGTTCTGTCGGGTATTCACTCTGTCTGCACGATCTGGGATTTTGGGGGGGTTCCCCAGCTAGTATAATTGAGTCTGTTCCTGTAGTAGGAACAGCCCGAACGTTTCCAATATAATGAAATGGGAGGAGGCGTTCCAATCTGGCCTGGGACCGTTAGAAACCTATTTGGAGGGATGTCTGAAGAAACTTGGTGCAAGGGCTTCCACAGACCAGAGGATCTGCAGGGGTCTGGGGTAGGCCAAAGAAAAAGCAATCAAGCAGGCAAGTTATTTTAACACCCCCATCAGGACAATTGCAAGCACTTTAGGCCTTTTGGTTGCTGC
Coding sequences within it:
- the LOC139267145 gene encoding arrestin domain-containing protein 3 isoform X2 — encoded protein: MVVPKAAIYQTQTFYAKGKMKEVKHLVANLRGESLSSGKSESWNGKLLKIPPVSPSIVDCSIIRVEYSLTVYVDIPGAMNLTLNLPLVIGTIPLHPFGSRTSSVSSQCSMNLNWLSLALPERPEAPPSYAEIVSEQQRRNNLATTAVRDELERVFEGPLFAYIQEFRYQPPPVYSEIDPNPDQSNQNREINPCCSSR